Proteins co-encoded in one Methylomonas albis genomic window:
- a CDS encoding pentapeptide repeat-containing protein: MSEYKCPFCAAINRSDAGKCSTCQQPFPWAESEARIINLIKEREISRVRATLTVVEDLYATVREGKPFPVSSLKGLIFSWLLPHAVVIIGSLIGALLLSVQTYLIYQQIVLQKAQNDLLIHQTTLDVFDKTSRFKEMLSNSPNPEECIHRPREKITPKSSKTWMSPNLAAIRQIVRLSRNEPATTIPVVETLLVDDSGAVSSGAFLVLAELKRLGIYAPVDKFANFFGASLKAAPFEAWEFSNTNFRLADLSSARMQSGHFAGSWFSGANLHNAYLYGSLLTDTDLDCTDLRNADLSMTNVERANFEGADLDGANLSGINNWQQISSIKGANIRGVKNAPPGFEEWAFANGAKPVTMSKSAQWSGEASCVRRLPCE; the protein is encoded by the coding sequence ATGAGCGAATATAAATGCCCCTTTTGTGCCGCTATTAATCGCTCGGACGCTGGAAAATGTAGCACCTGCCAGCAACCATTCCCGTGGGCTGAATCAGAGGCAAGAATCATCAATCTCATCAAAGAACGAGAAATTAGTCGCGTTCGCGCGACTCTTACTGTAGTTGAGGATCTATATGCTACCGTACGAGAGGGAAAACCTTTTCCAGTTTCGTCGCTCAAAGGGCTAATATTTTCATGGCTCCTACCACATGCAGTAGTCATAATTGGATCGTTGATCGGAGCATTACTTCTTTCAGTACAGACATACCTGATCTATCAGCAGATAGTCCTTCAAAAAGCACAGAACGACTTACTTATACATCAAACAACCCTGGATGTTTTCGACAAAACCTCTAGATTCAAGGAGATGTTGTCTAACTCACCAAATCCAGAAGAATGTATTCATAGACCTCGCGAAAAAATTACTCCTAAGTCCTCAAAAACCTGGATGTCACCAAATCTTGCTGCGATCCGCCAAATTGTTAGACTCTCAAGAAATGAACCAGCAACAACGATACCGGTTGTCGAAACGTTACTTGTGGATGACTCTGGAGCGGTATCATCTGGTGCATTCCTTGTTCTGGCTGAACTAAAGCGGCTAGGAATCTATGCTCCAGTTGATAAATTTGCTAATTTTTTTGGAGCGAGCTTGAAGGCGGCTCCATTTGAAGCATGGGAATTTTCTAACACGAATTTCCGCCTGGCCGATCTCTCTTCAGCTAGGATGCAGTCCGGTCATTTCGCCGGTTCTTGGTTCTCTGGTGCGAATCTTCATAATGCATATCTTTATGGATCACTTCTTACCGATACAGACCTAGACTGTACAGACTTGCGAAATGCTGATCTTAGTATGACTAATGTTGAACGAGCTAATTTCGAAGGGGCCGACCTTGATGGGGCCAATTTAAGTGGTATCAATAACTGGCAGCAGATCTCCAGTATAAAGGGTGCAAACATTCGGGGAGTAAAGAATGCGCCACCAGGATTCGAAGAATGGGCATTCGCCAACGGTGCAAAACCAGTTACCATGAGTAAGTCTGCCCAGTGGTCGGGTGAGGCGTCATGTGTTCGTCGGCTACCCTGCGAATGA